The following nucleotide sequence is from Chelonia mydas isolate rCheMyd1 chromosome 5, rCheMyd1.pri.v2, whole genome shotgun sequence.
GTCCAAAGGGGTGATTTGATTTAGGAGCCTGGTCTGGAGGAGAGGTGGGACAAACTATAGTTCAGAACTGCAGAAATGCCACCCTCAAGAGAGCAAAAATCATCAGATTCTGCCAAAATCTGGCTCCAAAAatcatacaatttttttaaaagatcatacTGTGGTTTTTGGCCTGTCTTGGTTTTTGAACTGCCCTGtccatcgtgtgtgtgtgtgtgtgtgtgtgtgtgtgagagagagagagagagaattagtgTTGCCCACTGTCTACCTCTGCCCatcccctgcccagcaattaattctgtctCCCGTCAATCCTGTCCCCCAGTTCCCCTCACAGCCCTCacccagccccctcatcattcTGCCCCACATCAGTTCTgtacatccccccaccccacatctgcCCAGTCCCCCCATCAGTTCAGCACCCCGAGCCCCCCATCAGGTGCACCcttcccagcctcacctctggtCCTCCTGGGGTTCTTCACGCGACCCACACAGGCCTGAAGGGATTGCAGTGGGGTCTCCTCTGCCCCTTCCAGGCTCAGGGGGCAGCTCCAGAGGCTTTTCATCCCCACCAGCCATTCCCAGGCTAGGTCCTgcaaggggagagggggggagatCAGGGTCACTATCCTGTCCCGattgctcacaggaggggagCAGAAGTGGGGGGCAGAACAGCTGCTGGGCTCTctagctgcctcctccccacccaccctccatgaGAATGAATGGCtttgggaagggggagcagggagagagagcaacCGGGGCAGCTAACCAATCAGAGAGCTCCAACTGCCCCATGTCACTGGGAGACAAGACCCCAGACCCCAGCCCAAATCCCACCACCAGCGGCAGAAGTCGGCAGCGATGCACAAGGCACTGCCCCAGCTGGCCGGGCTTGTCCTGGTCCGGGCATCACTCAGCCAGGAGGCTCGGGGTCAGACGCAGCCCGTCAGTGGCTACGAGGCTTGCTGCTCACACTTAAAAAGCGGGGCGCTGGGCTAAGGCAGACCCCCTTCTGGCACACTGGCAAGGGGCGTGGACAGACCAACAGCCCTTGAGAGCGGCAGAATTTCTCCTGGGGTTGGTGGGAGCAGCGTAGAGAGGAGACAGAGAGGCtggaatggggttggggcagtgacgggggaggggtgcatgttCTGGGTTTTTGCGAGGAGTGGGCAGGTTGCAAGAGGCATCACCCAGGGGTTTCTTTGGCCTGATGGCAGGCAGCTCAGAGCTGCCCGATGGGGTGACCTCGCTAACTCGGCCCTGGGTTGAGACTGTGGAGGTGCGTTCACCCACACAGGCACCAGGCGCTGCTAGCTGTAAAGCCCGGAGCTCATTTCATCAGTCGTGCTCCTCTGCCAGCCCCCAGCGCTGTGTGGCCCACATGCGTGGGGAATCACGCAGGAGAAGGGCTGTGCTGCTCATCTTTTGTGTTAGGAGAGGAAGGCTGGTTCAGAGGTTAGAGTGCTAGCCTGGACTGGGGGACACCCAGTTGAGatagtctggggcagagcaggaattaGTCCATCTGCGGAACTTATATGGCCACCATcacctcacaacctttaatgtatttatccacacacagccccctgccccatgaGGAAGGGCTGTGCTATTATCCCCTTTctatggggggaaactgaggcacagagcaattacaggacttgccccaggtcacacaggggcTCTGTGCCAGAACAGGGAAtcgaacccagatctcccaagccCCTAGCGAATGCCCCAGCCaccaagaccatctttcctctccctgTGTGGCTGACAATAGGCGGCCCTATCTCGCAGACTGGGCGGGTGTGAGGATGAATACACGAAAGACTGAGAGGTGCTCAGGCACTGAGGTGAGAAGGCCAGGCATGTAGCATAGATAGATCACACTGTTTCTTTACCGGGTGAGTTCAAAACCCTGCATCACTTTTGTAACAATACATTCTGCTTACTATTTTTTCAGGAATAACAAAACTGAAGTGTAAAACAGAAAAGGGCCATGACACTGCGAACGTATCAATGTAGCCAACGCCTGTGAATAGTCTATGTGGTCAGAAGCCCCAAAGGAGAAAGAGCTCTCTACTCCCTCTGTTGGTGAAAAGGGGAAAGTGCTGCCATACAAAGCTTTATTTGCATAGGCTACCTACCCACAACCCAATTCCTCCAGTGACACTTCGTTGGGAGCTCACCATAACTACACGTAAACCTGGATCTTGGGAGGTAGGCGCCTCCCAGGCAGGCTGGGAGAGTGGACAGAGCTTTTACTTTGTAGTGAGGAATAGATTTCTAAGCAAGCAGGGCTTTGCTGATGGGTTCTAAGGTTCTTCACTCCCCTCCCATGGAAGCTTAGGTGAGAGATGTTGCAGACGGAGGACTTTGCTGCATGAACCAGCTATTGCAAAAGGCAGAAGCAGAACTAAATGGACTCCAGGGAGGTCCTGCCTACACAGCACCTCAATAAAACGGACTCATTAAGCTGGATTAAGTGTGGGGAGGACAGGTGAGAAGCTCCGTAGCTGCTGGAGACGGAGCTTCCAAGAGATGCTTGGCCTCCTGCTACGTGCTCAGCCAAACCAGGAGTGGGGCTTGGCGGGTGGGGGAGGTGGTCTGTTTGTTTCCTGAGGGATATTCTCAGTGGTGAATGGGAAGTTAAATGAGTACTGCCAAAGTTATTGGAAAGGGGAGTGGTATATTACTTTTTAATAATATTAAGTCCTGGCCCTTAGGGGTTCAgatcattatcccccttttacagatggagaacctGAGGCACGAggaagagaagtgacttgccagggtcacccagcaggccagtggctaatccaggaatagaacctcagtttcctgagttccaatccagtgctctatcccATATAAAAAGACTGCATAATAATAAAAGCTCCTATtccacaaagcacttaagcacggcATTGGCTTCGGGATTTAATCTTTGACATCAACGGgatttaagcgtgtgcttaagtgctttgctgaactggggccagagGTATGCTAGCTTAGTTTTAGTATCTGTAACAGTCACTAATATTTCCCGGGGGCGGGGAGAATTATTGCCATAATGTTACTGAGTGTCAACATTCATTTTTGCTTCTTCTGCTAAATCAGTCTGCAGCAGATTGTTACCACCCTTTGCTACTGCATCAAATGCCATCGCATCTGGTGGTGGCAAGAACTTGAAGGCCCCAGTCTCCACAGGAGTGTCACTGGCTCACAGCAGTGTAGTCCTTTAAAAGTGAACAATTCCTCAGCCAATgacaaagcaattttaaaataaaatacaggtaTGGGAACAACAGAATCAGTGTGGAATAAAGAAAACCATCTAAAGTACCCTTTCAAAAAAGAGCATCAGTGTCATATAGgactggggggaaaaaccctAGTGGACTCTGTGTTTCTATACCTTAGATCTATAAATAATACCACAACCAAGTAGTCAAGCTTTGGAACTGGACCTTTTAAAGGATGAAATGTATacaaagatattttaaatgtcCTGTTTATTAATCCACAAAAATGGTTCTGTGCAATTGGAATCATGATCATTATTTACAACGTCCCAGAGAGGCATATTTATCTCAGGAACTCAGAGCtgcctaattttttcaatctacCACCCATTCACAAAGCTTAAAACTGATGGctacctttgttatgatacccaAAGAAAATAAGCAACTTCGTCCAAGTCAACGGGATAGTCTGTTAACAGGACTGGGGTCTTCTCAAACAGCTCCCCTTTGTAACTGCGCCATTTGCCGGCCGGGAGGTACACATCTCGCTCTTGCTTGCCCAGCTCCAGGACAGGGGCCACCATGAGGGTGTCCCCAATGAGGAACTGGGAGTCGAGCTTGTGAGCGAATTCATCCCTGGGAGAAATCCACCAGATGGGCCGTATGATGGGGTCTCCCGTGTCGGTGAccttcccagccagctccaacaggagaggggCAACCAGGGACTCATGCAGCTCTGTGAATTTCTGTGCAATCTCAATCACTGACTTGTCGTAGAGCCAGGGGGGTATGGAGAACTGCATGGAGGGCATGAAGGCCGACAGCTCCAGCCAGCGGATGTACAGCTCCTGGTCCGGGATTTCAACAGCACCTTCCGTCTTGTTTGGCAGAAAGTTTCCTCCAATCATGTCTGGTAATATGAAAGGGTAGCCCAGCATGCTAATGGTGAGCACGGTAGGGATCAAGGACTTGAGGCCAAGCTCATATCCCCAAACCGAGTCGCGGTCGATGATGCGGAAGAAGCACGAGATGTTTTGGGACTGGTAGCCGACCCTGACTTCGGCGAGCTCGTAGAACGGAATGGCCATTTCCGTGTACCGTCTGGACCAGATGCTGGGATCCGACAAGGGCCTGAAGGTGCTGAACTGCTTTGGAAGGTAGCTTACCTCACCAGCGTCAAATTTAAAGGACGCTATGCCGTACTTTGACCGCAGTTGTTTCAGGTGGCTCTGAAACCACTCCCTGGCTGTGGGATTGGTAAAATCCAATATGGCCCCAATGCCGTTCCACCACTTCACCATCGCGGGGAGTTTCCCTGTCGGCTCCTTGATAAAGAGCTGCTGCTCTATCCCCACTCCAAAATTGGACGAATTGTAGTTTATAAAGGGATGCGTCCACAGGGTAACTTTAAATCCCTCTTCTTTCAGCGTTTTGAACATTTCTGTCACATTAGGGAACTTTACCGGATCAAAGTCAAAATCGCCATAAGTCTGTGTGTACATGTCATCAATTTCAATATGGCTGCAATTAAACCGgtactttttaatcttttctgcAAAATCTAGAAGTTTATCCTGGTCAATCTGATTTTTGTACAGAGCCCATGTAGACCAGATGGGGTACCGGAAGGCGTTTTCTGATGGGATCTTAGAAGGCTTGTTAAAGTACCTGCGCACCATGTATTTGTGAATGGAGGTCACATCCGAGCCGACGCAGACACGGTAGCTTAGCTCCGGGAAAGGCTGCTGCCCAAGGGGAGGTCTGTAGGGAGAATCCTTATACCTGGCCTGAAAGAAGAGCGACCGTTCACTGGCGTTAAACCCCAGGTGGAAGGGCACCGAGTCGTTGATTTTTATAGCCGCCGCTTTCGAGGACAGCCAGTATCTTTCCAAGATGCCTCCAAAGCTGCCCCTGAAGGAATACACGTCGCTCGTCACAAAGGGCATGGGCTCCTGGTACCCTGGGAGTCTGATTGGCCAGTGCTGGACGCTCATTTCACAGCCCCCGTACCAATGAGCGTCCTCCCAAAACATGGTGTGCTCGACCACCGTGTCTACCACAAACTCCTCCCAGCGGACGCGGTAGCACATAACCGTGTCCTTGGGCTTGACTGTCTGAATGAAGAAATTCAGCTTCCCTCTGTCTGATCTGGTGCAGCTTAAAATCTCCCCTTCTTTCGAGCAGGACTCCAGATCGAGGGTGCCCGACTGAAAGGCCAGTCTGAAGACCACCTCCCCGTTGTGGTTTTTGATGATGAACCCATCCTTCCTCAGGTCCATCAATTCTGTCTTTAGCCGCTCCGCCTTCCTGAGAGACGCCGTGTAGTAGCACCAAGCCACCACCGCCGCAATGAACAAGATGAGCCCGACGACTATTGCACCGATCATTGGCTTCAGCTCCTTGGACGGCTTCGGGTTCACTGGGGTGAAGCTGTCAGGCAGGCGTGTTCCCATGGCATTCCCCTTTTCAGAGCTCCTGTTCTTTCTTAAACGATGAAAGGGCTGATTTTCCATTAGCCCCTAAAGCCCTTGTGGCCAGGAGCTTTGTTTCTTACTGTGTTGTTCTTCTctggttcatcaaggagaaatacaaaCAGGAGAATCAGTCAGTCAGAGTGTCCTCTCCAAACCCATTCAGTCCTCCAGCACTGATCCCTGACACAGCACAGGGGTGAAATGTTACAAATATCAACTAAATGAATCCAGCTAATGGACCAAATCATCCCTCTTGTAGCTCCGGTGAAGACTCCCTCTGCTTTCACTTGCAGTTCTGCTCCAGTCTGGTACAATCTGTTCACTGGCAGCTGAGCGAGGGTTATTATAATACCATGCTCTCAGACATGGGTATGCCAAGGTTCCCATGAGCTCTTGGCTGCAATGTGGCTCAGCTCAgccaagctgggaggaggggatgaGACAAAGCAAGAGCACTGGGGAGAAGCGGACAGGGCTCTGCGGAGAAACAAGGGCAGTTAGCAGAGAATGCAGGCTCGCAGCTCCGCAATGATCTCTGGCTTCTTGTCTTTTGGTCAAGAAGATTCCTGGATGCATTTTCCCCACCCTGCCCGTATCTCTCTGCCCTCATGCTGTAGTAAATGTGAGCATGCTGGCAGCTAGGCATCCACTTCCCTGGCTCAGTTACAAAGAAGTGATGCCTCATTTCTGAGGGGACCTGGTAATCACAGCCATCTAATGGCATGGAGGTTAATTGTCTGTCTGCACATCGCTCACTGAATGCCATTAAGCTGCTAAAATAGGAAGGAGCAAGCTCCCGCGAGAGAGCTATTTATAGCCTCACcatgtaggccctgattcagcaaagcacttaagcaggttgGTTGTAGGACATGAACAGATCAGGTCCATCAGCCTGAGAGTTCGCAGAGGGCAGATTCAGTTTGCTGATTGGCTGAATTGCAGGTGGGGCCGGCACGGTCAGCCCCGTAGGCATCGAGTGGCGTATGGCTCTGCCAGCGCCGGAGGGTGTCTCCTTCTCCATCAGCGCTGGAGGCAGGTCTCCATTCGTTCACACTAGCACAGCTCCACTAGCTGCAGGGGAGTGGCTCCCAGTTTACACCAGGGTAAGTGAAAAAAGGTGCAGTCACTGGGGTCGAGGGGAGAGTGCGTCCCCCTGTCAGTGGAAAGAGGGTTTGGCAGAAACCTCGAAGGAGAGCAGTGTGGGAGGGAAGATTTCTGGCAAAAGCGTACTTGGGGTTTTAACTGGGATTGCCGTAATAGAAGGAACGTGTTCatcatagaaatgtcgggctggaagggccctcgagaggtcatctagtcctgccccctgcactgagacaggaccaagtaaacctagacgagtggttctcaatctttttgggctcaggacccatttgtcaATGTTTATGGCCTTTCACAACCCAGTAACTAGTCTGGCGGTGGAAGCCCTTGGGTGGTTTTGGTCGGATCTTGTCTCCTGCGGGGGTTGATCCTGCACgtcactcaccccacagtggcggcttctgcagcttctgtgctgtggggctggctgggcttggctctccgcTCCGGGTGTTGCAACCTCTGGGTTTGCAGCACCGCTCAGGTTTGGCCACACACGCCCTGACTGGACCACATTttgtgagtggagttgtgacctggctcacGGGGTTGCAgggccactcactcaaatttggcctacccaGACTCTCGTCGTCATGACACCTGGGCTaaacctgagtggcgctgggaccccagaggttgcagtgcctggatCAGGGAGGCGAGCCCAGCCACCCCATGCAACAGGAGCCGCAGGAGCTGCCATGCCACCCTTTGAACcattctggtgacccaattttgggtcccgaTCCATGGGCTGAGAAACCCtggcctagaccatccctgacaggggtttgtcccaatagctcttaaaaacctccaatgatggagattctacaacctcccttggaagcctattccagagtgcagctacccttagagttagaaagatttcctaatatctaacctacatctcccttgctgcacattaagcccattccttcttgtcctgccttctgtggacacggagaacaactgatctctttataacagccctcaacatatttgaagactgtgagATATCCTCTCGCTGTTCTTAAGACTGAACATGATACCCAAGCCCAGACGTCTACACTGTCAAGCTCCTTAGctcgagccctgcaagcccaagtcaactggcacaggccaggcgcgggtgtctaattgcagtgtagacatactcaatgaagcacagagaagggaagggacttAGCAAAGGATACCCGGCTGGTCACTGCAGTGCAAATCAGCTAGGAATAGACTCCAGGTTTcctaaatcccagtccagtgctctgacACCAAACCACACCCTTACTTTGCTCTGGTGAAATCATCTCAGTCAGTTGAGAGGATctgtgaaatcagtggggtttaggaacctaaacacctttgaggatatGGGCCTAAGTGGTTAACTTTCACTGATCTGTGTAAAAACTGATGAGTTTTAGAAATCAAATCTATCTTATTGCCTTTTAAATGTTTTGTCAAATTTATTGataaaggaacaaaacaaaacaagacttcCAAAGAGACCTACCAACGCAGCTTGCGAAGGTCTGGTTAAGAAGCAAGTCCTCAGAAACATCTTGTGGGTGATGGTGGGAAAAGGCAATAAGCTTGACCATCAAGCTACGCAACAAGTGTCTCAAAGTGTTTTTCCGTCGTTCCTAATGACATCAGAATCTCAACAGAGTAATGCTAAGCGGCTTGAAGGTCCATTAAAAATGCCATCAATCGGTCATTTCACTATCCATCAGATCAGCTTCCCAGTGACCT
It contains:
- the LOC102936288 gene encoding myogenesis-regulating glycosidase; the encoded protein is MENQPFHRLRKNRSSEKGNAMGTRLPDSFTPVNPKPSKELKPMIGAIVVGLILFIAAVVAWCYYTASLRKAERLKTELMDLRKDGFIIKNHNGEVVFRLAFQSGTLDLESCSKEGEILSCTRSDRGKLNFFIQTVKPKDTVMCYRVRWEEFVVDTVVEHTMFWEDAHWYGGCEMSVQHWPIRLPGYQEPMPFVTSDVYSFRGSFGGILERYWLSSKAAAIKINDSVPFHLGFNASERSLFFQARYKDSPYRPPLGQQPFPELSYRVCVGSDVTSIHKYMVRRYFNKPSKIPSENAFRYPIWSTWALYKNQIDQDKLLDFAEKIKKYRFNCSHIEIDDMYTQTYGDFDFDPVKFPNVTEMFKTLKEEGFKVTLWTHPFINYNSSNFGVGIEQQLFIKEPTGKLPAMVKWWNGIGAILDFTNPTAREWFQSHLKQLRSKYGIASFKFDAGEVSYLPKQFSTFRPLSDPSIWSRRYTEMAIPFYELAEVRVGYQSQNISCFFRIIDRDSVWGYELGLKSLIPTVLTISMLGYPFILPDMIGGNFLPNKTEGAVEIPDQELYIRWLELSAFMPSMQFSIPPWLYDKSVIEIAQKFTELHESLVAPLLLELAGKVTDTGDPIIRPIWWISPRDEFAHKLDSQFLIGDTLMVAPVLELGKQERDVYLPAGKWRSYKGELFEKTPVLLTDYPVDLDEVAYFLWVS